In Candidatus Methylomirabilota bacterium, a single genomic region encodes these proteins:
- a CDS encoding TOBE domain-containing protein, with protein sequence FFRGSECLYCIRLPSGRRVHSSQPSTATFAAGARVRAEARLLHVVAFAADAAGASEADER encoded by the coding sequence GCTTTTTCCGCGGCTCGGAATGCCTCTACTGCATTCGCCTACCCTCGGGACGCCGGGTGCACTCGTCCCAGCCCTCGACGGCCACCTTCGCGGCGGGCGCCCGCGTCCGAGCGGAAGCGCGGCTCCTCCACGTGGTGGCCTTCGCAGCCGACGCGGCGGGGGCGAGTGAGGCGGACGAGCGCTAG